From one Balaenoptera acutorostrata chromosome 6, mBalAcu1.1, whole genome shotgun sequence genomic stretch:
- the LOC130708480 gene encoding interferon alpha-17-like — MAQIYLLVAGVMLCSIPACSLGWNLPRSHSQENKEVFQHLAQMQRIPSQWCLKDRTDFKCPWKRENITPIQMTQGTCHHHLMLQQIFNLFATEDSRAAWNNTLLDKLLSSLHLRLHRLEQLKKDNLDCRDLELAAREYFHGIHVYLKAKEYSPCAWEVVRVEIERCLSLM, encoded by the coding sequence ATGGCCCAGATCTATTTGCTAGTGGCAGGAGTGATGCTCTGCTCCATCCCTGCTTGCTCTCTTGGCTGGAACTTGCCTAGAAGCCATAGCCAGGAAAACAAGGAAGTCTTCCAACATTTGGCACAGATGCAAAGGATCCCCTCTCAGTGGTGCCTAAAGGACAGAACCGACTTCAAATGTCCTTGGAAAAGAGAGAATATCACCCCAATCCAGATGACTCAAGGCACCTGTCACCACCATCTGATGCTCCAGCAGATCTTCAACCTCTTCGCCACGGAGGACAGCCGTGCTGCCTGGAACAACACCCTCCTCGATAAACTTCTCTCCAGCCTTCATCTGAGGCTGCACCGACTGGAGCAGCTGAAAAAAGACAATCTAGATTGTCGAGATTTGGAACTTGCTGCCCGGGAGTATTTCCACGGAATCCATGTCTACCTGAAGGCAAAGGAATACAGCCCCTGTGCCTGGGAGGTTGTCAGAGTGGAAATTGAAAGGTGCCTTTCCCTTATGTAA
- the LOC130708424 gene encoding interferon alpha-1-like has product MAPILSLLLALLLLSSNSTCSLGCDLPQTHSLANTRALMLLQQMRRISPFSCLKDRNDFGFPQQAFGGNQFQKAQAIAVVHETTQQTFRLFSTEGSAAAWDETLLDKFCTALSQQLTDLQACLMQEAGLEGTPLLKEDSILAVRKYFHRITVYLQEKKYSPCAWEIVRAEVMRSFSSSTNLQERLRRKE; this is encoded by the coding sequence ATGGCCCCAATCTTGTCCTTACTCCTGGCCCTGCTGCTGCTCAGCTCCAACTCCACCTGCTCTCTGGGCTGCGACCTGCCTCAGACCCACAGCCTGGCTAACACGAGGGCCCTGATGCTCCTGCAACAAATGAGGAGAATCTCCCCCTTCTCCTGCCTGAAGGACAGAAATGACTTTGGATTTCCCCAGCAGGCGTTTGGTGGCAACCAGTTCCAGAAGGCTCAAGCCATCGCTGTCGTCCATGAGACGACCCAGCAGACCTTCCGGCTCTTCAGCACGGAGGGCTCGGCTGCCGCTTGGGATGAGACCCTCCTGGACAAGTTCTGCACTGCACTTTCTCAGCAGCTCACTGACCTGCAAGCCTGTCTGATGCAGGAGGCGGGGCTGGAAGGGACTCCCCTGCTGAAGGAGGACTCCATCCTGGCTGTGAGGAAATACTTCCACAGAATCACTGTCTATCTGCAAGAGAAGAAATACAGCCCTTGTGCCTGGGAGATTGTCAGAGCAGAGGTCATGAGATCCTTCTCTTCATCAACAAACTTGCAAGAAAGACTCAGGAGGAAGGAGTGA
- the LOC130708479 gene encoding interferon alpha-17-like has product MAQIYLLVAGVMLCSIPACSLGWSLTRSHSQENKEVFQHLAQMQRIPSQWCLKDRTDFKCPWKRENITPIQMTQGTCHHHLMLQQIFNLFATEDSHAAWNNTLLDKLLSSLHLRLHRLEQLKKDNLDCRDLGLAAWEYFHGIHVYLKAKEYSPCAWEVVRVEIERCLSLM; this is encoded by the coding sequence ATGGCCCAGATCTATTTGCTAGTGGCAGGAGTGATGCTCTGCTCCATCCCTGCTTGCTCTCTTGGCTGGAGCTTGACTAGAAGCCATAGCCAGGAAAACAAGGAAGTCTTCCAACATTTGGCACAGATGCAAAGGATCCCCTCTCAGTGGTGCCTAAAGGACAGAACCGACTTCAAATGTCCTTGGAAAAGAGAGAATATCACCCCAATCCAGATGACTCAAGGCACCTGTCACCACCATCTGATGCTCCAGCAGATCTTCAACCTCTTCGCCACGGAGGACAGCCATGCTGCCTGGAACAACACCCTCCTCGATAAACTTCTGTCCAGCCTTCATCTGAGGCTGCACCGACTGGAGCAGCTGAAAAAAGACAATCTAGATTGTCGAGATTTGGGACTTGCTGCCTGGGAGTATTTCCACGGAATCCATGTCTACCTGAAGGCAAAGGAATACAGCCCCTGTGCCTGGGAAGTTGTCAGAGTGGAAATTGAAAGGTGCCTTTCCCTTATGTAA